The Myxococcota bacterium genome has a segment encoding these proteins:
- a CDS encoding MFS transporter, which translates to MSRRELGIVVATFLGQAVAIGATVGSFTLFVRPVATEFDAATSAVSSGAALLVMMLGVSGIGVGLWLDRAPARRVMLTGAAILATGLLVASRAQSLAGLAAACVLTGAGVPMLGPLTTAAVIGKAFDEGRGRALGIANTGVNVGGLVFASVAGPAIEAYGWRTTLVAFAGLAAAIAVPAVLAGIPAALGARPARIAAQGAPERSGVGAPAPAVPPPDELAAAAVWTPRALVRASHFWMVALGMGIGFGTVSGWSVHLAPFLQDRGASTTASATVVGVAQLLAIGGAIAGGTLAERRGPGAVLVAVLGALAACLAAYLALPGVGVAVAVAIAFGATSGGAMPVYSLLLTQRFGATAVGTVLGLSNLCLLPFGIAMPVLGGAIHDRTGDYAWMLVVCAAALAASAALVALSGRAAASAAPVEAAPSAERAV; encoded by the coding sequence ATGAGCCGCCGCGAGCTGGGCATCGTCGTCGCGACGTTCCTCGGACAGGCCGTCGCGATCGGCGCGACGGTCGGCTCGTTCACGTTGTTCGTGCGCCCCGTCGCCACCGAGTTCGACGCCGCGACGAGCGCCGTGTCGTCGGGCGCGGCGCTGCTCGTGATGATGCTCGGCGTGTCGGGCATCGGCGTCGGCCTGTGGCTCGACCGCGCGCCCGCGCGGCGCGTCATGCTCACGGGCGCCGCCATCCTCGCGACGGGGCTCCTCGTCGCGTCGCGCGCGCAGTCGCTCGCGGGCCTCGCGGCGGCGTGCGTGCTCACGGGCGCGGGCGTCCCGATGCTCGGCCCGCTCACGACCGCCGCCGTGATCGGCAAGGCGTTCGACGAAGGCCGCGGACGCGCCCTCGGCATCGCGAACACGGGCGTCAACGTGGGCGGCCTCGTGTTCGCGAGCGTCGCCGGCCCGGCGATCGAAGCCTACGGATGGCGCACGACGCTCGTCGCGTTCGCCGGGCTCGCCGCGGCGATCGCGGTGCCCGCCGTGCTCGCCGGAATTCCCGCCGCGCTCGGCGCCCGGCCGGCGCGCATCGCGGCGCAGGGCGCTCCCGAGCGATCCGGAGTCGGCGCTCCCGCGCCCGCGGTCCCGCCGCCCGACGAGCTCGCGGCCGCGGCGGTGTGGACGCCGCGTGCACTCGTGCGCGCGAGCCACTTCTGGATGGTCGCGCTCGGCATGGGCATCGGCTTCGGCACCGTGAGCGGCTGGAGCGTGCACCTCGCACCGTTCCTGCAGGATCGCGGCGCGTCGACGACGGCCTCGGCGACCGTCGTCGGGGTGGCGCAGCTCCTCGCGATCGGCGGCGCGATCGCGGGGGGCACGCTCGCGGAGCGACGCGGGCCGGGCGCCGTGCTCGTCGCGGTGCTCGGCGCGCTCGCCGCGTGCCTCGCGGCCTACCTCGCGCTGCCGGGCGTCGGCGTGGCCGTCGCGGTCGCCATCGCGTTCGGCGCGACCTCGGGCGGCGCGATGCCCGTCTACTCGCTGCTGCTCACCCAGCGCTTCGGCGCGACGGCGGTGGGCACCGTGCTCGGTCTCTCGAACCTGTGCCTCCTGCCGTTCGGCATCGCGATGCCGGTGCTAGGCGGCGCGATCCACGACCGGACGGGCGACTACGCGTGGATGCTCGTCGTGTGCGCGGCGGCGCTCGCCGCCTCCGCCGCGCTCGTCGCGCTCTCCGGTCGGGCCGCCGCATCGGCCGCGCCGGTCGAAGCGGCGCCTTCGGCCGAGCGCGCGGTCTAG
- a CDS encoding fatty acid desaturase CarF family protein translates to MHARSALERAFDGGCVIAFALAWSWLALRCARAASPAELATTAAVLVLPALVAADFAAGLLHWFADTFFDRATPLLGPTLIRAFRDHHRDPGAIARRGLVEVSGQNCFACVLLIAPAFAFAPSSPPARAAIVGALLFTLAIALTNLFHRWAHAERAPRTVAALQRIGLVLAPARHAEHHAGAHRRGYCVTTGWLNGPLDRLRFFDGLERAARAAVRGAGRLRRARRLRVDRGRSR, encoded by the coding sequence GTGCATGCGCGCAGCGCGCTCGAGCGCGCGTTCGACGGCGGCTGCGTGATCGCGTTCGCGCTCGCCTGGTCGTGGCTCGCGCTCCGCTGCGCGCGCGCGGCGTCGCCGGCCGAGCTCGCGACCACGGCGGCGGTCCTCGTCCTCCCGGCGCTCGTCGCCGCCGACTTCGCCGCCGGCCTCCTGCACTGGTTCGCCGACACGTTCTTCGACCGCGCGACGCCGCTGCTCGGCCCCACGTTGATCCGCGCCTTCCGCGACCACCACCGCGACCCGGGCGCGATCGCGCGCCGCGGCCTCGTCGAGGTGAGCGGCCAGAACTGCTTCGCGTGCGTGCTGCTGATCGCGCCCGCGTTCGCGTTCGCGCCGTCGTCGCCGCCCGCGCGCGCGGCGATCGTCGGCGCGCTCCTGTTCACGCTCGCCATCGCGCTCACGAACCTGTTCCACCGCTGGGCGCACGCCGAGCGCGCGCCGCGGACGGTCGCCGCGCTGCAGCGCATCGGGCTCGTGCTCGCGCCCGCGCGACACGCCGAGCACCACGCGGGCGCGCACCGGCGCGGCTACTGCGTGACCACGGGCTGGCTGAACGGGCCGCTCGATCGGCTGCGCTTCTTCGACGGGCTCGAGCGCGCCGCGCGCGCAGCGGTGCGCGGCGCGGGCCGCCTGCGCCGCGCGCGGCGCTTGCGCGTCGATCGCGGGCGATCTAGGTAG
- a CDS encoding crotonase/enoyl-CoA hydratase family protein has product MERVTTELRDDVALLVWDDGKANTFSRASIAEANAALDRAADAGAKAIVLTGRPGTFSAGFDLKELGRGGPEANDLLRAGAGLLLRVYGSPIPVVAACTGHALGMGALLLLSSDVRIGADTPCKIALNESRISMHLPTFAVELAEARLSKRHLTRSAILAQIHAPASAAEAGFLDRTAPAERLLDDALAEARDIASFAGKHVARTKQAFRRALIERVAASIEAEFPVR; this is encoded by the coding sequence ATGGAGCGCGTGACGACGGAGCTGCGCGACGACGTCGCGCTGCTCGTGTGGGACGACGGCAAGGCCAACACCTTCTCGCGCGCATCGATCGCCGAGGCGAATGCCGCGCTCGACCGCGCCGCCGACGCCGGCGCGAAGGCGATCGTGCTGACGGGGCGGCCCGGCACCTTCTCCGCCGGCTTCGACCTGAAGGAGCTCGGGCGCGGCGGCCCCGAGGCGAACGATCTGCTGCGAGCGGGAGCGGGCCTGCTCCTCCGCGTCTACGGCTCGCCGATTCCCGTCGTCGCGGCCTGCACCGGCCACGCGCTCGGCATGGGCGCGCTGCTGCTCCTGTCGTCGGACGTGCGCATCGGCGCGGACACGCCGTGCAAGATCGCGCTCAACGAGAGCCGCATCTCGATGCACCTGCCGACGTTCGCCGTCGAGCTCGCCGAGGCGCGCCTCTCGAAGCGCCACCTCACGCGCTCCGCGATCCTCGCGCAGATCCACGCCCCGGCGAGCGCCGCCGAGGCCGGCTTCCTCGACCGCACCGCGCCCGCCGAGCGCCTGCTCGACGACGCCCTCGCCGAGGCCCGCGACATCGCCTCGTTCGCGGGCAAGCACGTCGCGCGCACGAAGCAGGCGTTCCGCCGCGCGCTGATCGAGCGCGTCGCGGCGTCGATCGAGGCGGAGTTCCCGGTTCGCTAG
- a CDS encoding acyl-CoA dehydrogenase has translation MNFDLSDEQQMLVDTVAKFVENDSPVARFRKLRTTERTWEPAVWRSMGEFGWLGIELPEDQGGFGGGFVDVALVLEQLGRGLVPEPFLPSVVLAGGLLSRLGTDAQRERFLAPMVEGEASLALAYAERQSRYATTDCLTTAKPSGAGYRIDGAKTWVLNGHAADHVVVAARTSGDQLDADGITLFVVDGDAKGLTRTNAKGMDGHTTALLRFDGVEVDADRVLGPVGGAAPHLEWTMDRGAAAACAEGLGCVTELFERTVAYLKQRVQFGVPIGSFQALQHRAVDMFAEAELCKSAMILAAIQVDADDAEERMAEVSAAKWQLTRGGWYVQENAIQLFGGIGVTDEQDEGLYFKRLRVLQGLFGDADHHTARFQSLARFDAALRAEA, from the coding sequence GTGAACTTCGATCTCTCCGACGAGCAGCAGATGCTCGTCGACACCGTGGCCAAGTTCGTCGAGAACGACTCGCCGGTCGCGCGCTTCCGCAAGCTGCGCACGACGGAGCGGACGTGGGAGCCCGCCGTCTGGCGGAGCATGGGCGAGTTCGGCTGGCTCGGCATCGAGCTGCCCGAGGACCAGGGCGGCTTCGGCGGCGGCTTCGTCGACGTCGCGCTCGTGCTCGAGCAGCTCGGCCGCGGCCTCGTGCCCGAGCCGTTCCTCCCGTCGGTCGTGCTCGCGGGCGGGCTCCTCTCGCGCCTCGGCACCGACGCGCAGCGCGAGCGCTTCCTCGCGCCGATGGTCGAGGGCGAGGCGTCGCTCGCGCTCGCCTACGCGGAGCGCCAGAGCCGCTACGCGACGACCGACTGCCTGACCACGGCGAAGCCGAGCGGCGCGGGCTACCGCATCGACGGCGCGAAGACGTGGGTGCTGAACGGCCACGCGGCCGACCACGTCGTCGTCGCCGCGCGCACGTCCGGCGACCAGCTCGACGCCGACGGCATCACGCTCTTCGTCGTCGACGGCGACGCGAAGGGGCTCACGCGCACGAACGCGAAGGGCATGGACGGGCACACGACGGCGCTCCTGCGCTTCGACGGCGTCGAGGTCGACGCCGATCGCGTGCTCGGGCCGGTCGGCGGCGCGGCTCCGCACCTCGAGTGGACGATGGACCGCGGCGCCGCCGCCGCGTGCGCGGAGGGGCTCGGCTGCGTGACGGAGCTGTTCGAGCGCACCGTCGCCTACCTCAAGCAGCGCGTGCAGTTCGGCGTGCCGATCGGGAGCTTCCAGGCGCTGCAGCACCGCGCGGTCGACATGTTCGCCGAGGCGGAGCTCTGCAAGTCCGCGATGATCCTGGCCGCGATCCAGGTCGATGCCGACGACGCCGAGGAGCGCATGGCCGAGGTCTCCGCGGCGAAGTGGCAGCTCACGCGCGGCGGCTGGTACGTGCAGGAGAACGCCATCCAGCTGTTCGGCGGCATCGGCGTCACCGACGAGCAGGACGAAGGCCTCTACTTCAAGCGGCTGCGCGTGCTGCAGGGCCTGTTCGGCGACGCCGACCACCACACCGCGCGCTTCCAGTCGCTCGCGCGCTTCGACGCGGCCCTCCGCGCCGAGGCCTGA
- a CDS encoding sulfatase-like hydrolase/transferase: MREVPVFGRARIARRLASVSLLAIAQAACAPADPPHEEGGDAALGALVVSIDALGARHVGAYDAAHATTPRFDRLAARGALFERVYAQQTWTLTSHVSMLSGLYVATHGASSHTPARAGTPMLASILREEGFATAAFVSAGGYMKPDFGLGRGFDAYVVNDDGAATLDAARAWLALQAAARARDPEHRFLAFVHFYDVHSDVGTEWPYRAPDDFVARVFPDGVDWDRRGDTQLLVEMRRRGDATPRDLEVLHGLYDAEVLHADERRLGALLDALRELALDASTLVVATSDHGEELFEHGRGSHQSAYDEVARVPLAIAGPGVPRGARAAAWSELVDVAPTVLDALGLDVPASMQGESLLPLLDGRAAQSAVAHVDGRMPGLYGDYSSAIARDVEGVPWTLVGFVDLDLTRTTEDERAFALRGPGELYRLDDDPLQRHDLAAAEPALARRLARELLAWYDANERAAAAFAAPPDGGADAVAPGRALLSDAERERLRAIGYAE; encoded by the coding sequence ATGCGCGAAGTGCCCGTCTTCGGTCGCGCTCGCATCGCCCGCCGCCTCGCCTCGGTGTCGCTCCTCGCGATCGCGCAGGCGGCGTGCGCGCCGGCCGATCCGCCACACGAGGAAGGCGGCGACGCGGCGCTCGGCGCGCTCGTCGTCAGCATCGACGCGCTCGGCGCGCGCCACGTCGGCGCCTACGACGCCGCGCACGCGACGACGCCGCGCTTCGACCGGCTCGCCGCGCGCGGCGCGCTCTTCGAGCGCGTCTACGCGCAGCAGACGTGGACGCTCACGTCCCACGTCTCGATGCTCTCCGGGCTCTACGTCGCGACGCACGGCGCCTCCTCGCACACGCCCGCGCGCGCGGGAACGCCGATGCTCGCGTCGATCCTGCGCGAGGAGGGCTTCGCGACCGCCGCGTTCGTGAGCGCAGGCGGCTACATGAAGCCCGACTTCGGGCTCGGGCGCGGCTTCGACGCCTACGTCGTGAACGACGACGGCGCAGCGACGCTCGATGCCGCGCGCGCCTGGCTCGCCCTGCAGGCCGCCGCGCGCGCGCGCGACCCCGAGCACCGGTTCCTCGCGTTCGTCCATTTCTACGACGTGCACTCCGACGTCGGCACGGAGTGGCCGTACCGCGCGCCCGACGACTTCGTCGCGCGCGTCTTCCCGGACGGCGTCGACTGGGACCGGCGCGGGGACACGCAGCTGCTCGTCGAGATGCGCCGCCGCGGCGACGCGACGCCGCGCGACCTCGAGGTGCTGCACGGCCTCTACGACGCCGAGGTGCTGCACGCCGACGAGCGACGGCTCGGGGCGCTGCTCGACGCGCTGCGCGAGCTCGCGCTCGACGCGAGCACGCTCGTCGTCGCGACCTCCGACCACGGCGAGGAGCTCTTCGAGCACGGACGCGGCTCGCACCAGAGCGCCTACGACGAGGTCGCGCGCGTCCCGCTCGCGATCGCCGGGCCGGGCGTCCCGCGCGGCGCGCGCGCCGCGGCGTGGAGCGAGCTCGTCGACGTCGCACCGACGGTGCTCGACGCGCTCGGGCTCGACGTCCCGGCCTCGATGCAGGGCGAATCCCTGCTCCCGCTGCTCGACGGACGCGCGGCGCAGTCGGCCGTCGCGCACGTCGACGGTCGCATGCCCGGGCTCTACGGCGACTACTCGAGCGCGATCGCGCGCGACGTCGAGGGCGTCCCGTGGACGCTCGTCGGCTTCGTCGATCTCGACCTAACGAGGACGACCGAGGACGAGCGCGCCTTCGCGCTGCGCGGACCGGGCGAGCTGTACCGCCTCGACGACGACCCGCTGCAGCGGCACGACCTGGCCGCGGCCGAGCCCGCCCTCGCGCGCCGGCTCGCCCGCGAGCTGCTCGCGTGGTACGACGCGAACGAGCGCGCCGCGGCGGCATTCGCCGCCCCGCCCGACGGCGGCGCCGACGCCGTGGCCCCCGGGCGCGCGCTGCTCTCGGACGCCGAGCGCGAGCGGCTGCGCGCGATCGGATACGCCGAGTGA
- a CDS encoding SDR family NAD(P)-dependent oxidoreductase — MGIVEGKCVVITGAGRGIGKGHATVLAAEGANVVVNDVDLAEAEAAVAEIEKAGGRAVANGDDIGTRAGCEALVAQCVAAFGRIDGAVNNAGIVRDRSFLKMTDAEFDDVFRIHAKSTFWCSQAAANRMREQGTGGSIVNTTSGAHMGNFGQTNYAAAKGAIASMTYTWAGELARYGIRVNCIAPSGSTRMTQTAKDADGNDIEMPYWDPALNGPAVAYLISDEGSWVTGQVIATGMQRLGVMKQPAYGDTLLREDGWDVAGVREHFKAHFGRKLEPFGLAKAPYAYYDGVVAKK; from the coding sequence ATGGGCATCGTCGAAGGGAAGTGCGTCGTCATCACGGGCGCGGGCCGCGGCATCGGGAAGGGCCACGCCACCGTGCTCGCCGCCGAGGGCGCGAACGTCGTCGTGAACGACGTCGACCTCGCAGAGGCCGAAGCCGCGGTCGCCGAGATCGAGAAGGCGGGCGGGCGCGCCGTCGCGAACGGCGACGACATCGGCACGCGCGCCGGCTGCGAGGCGCTCGTCGCGCAGTGCGTTGCGGCGTTCGGGCGCATCGACGGCGCCGTGAACAACGCCGGCATCGTGCGCGACCGCTCCTTCCTCAAGATGACCGACGCCGAGTTCGACGACGTCTTCCGCATCCACGCGAAGAGCACGTTCTGGTGCAGCCAGGCCGCGGCCAACCGCATGCGCGAGCAGGGCACCGGCGGCTCGATCGTCAACACGACGTCGGGCGCGCACATGGGCAACTTCGGCCAGACGAACTACGCGGCGGCGAAGGGCGCGATCGCCTCGATGACGTACACGTGGGCGGGCGAGCTCGCGCGCTACGGCATCCGCGTGAACTGCATCGCGCCGAGCGGCTCGACGCGCATGACGCAGACCGCGAAGGACGCCGACGGCAACGACATCGAGATGCCCTACTGGGACCCGGCGCTCAACGGTCCGGCCGTCGCCTATCTGATCAGCGACGAAGGCAGCTGGGTCACCGGCCAGGTGATCGCGACCGGCATGCAACGCCTCGGCGTCATGAAGCAGCCCGCCTACGGCGACACGCTCCTGCGCGAGGACGGCTGGGACGTCGCCGGCGTGCGCGAACACTTCAAGGCGCACTTCGGCCGCAAGCTCGAGCCGTTCGGACTCGCGAAGGCACCGTACGCCTACTACGACGGCGTGGTGGCCAAGAAGTGA
- a CDS encoding acyl-CoA dehydrogenase family protein: MDMDLSPEHVQFREEVRAFLATEMPPEMRRKAKDGHYFSHEEQMEWHRILYRKGWIAPNWPAEHGGTGWDVTRRFVFSEELARANAPELSPFGLVMVGPLIIEFGTPEQKARFLPKILSGEEVWCQGYSEPNAGSDLASLQLRAEKDGDDYVLNGQKTWTTNAQYADWIFVLARTSQAGKPQEGISFLLADIHATPGIEVKPFLTTGGTMAFSETWFKDARVPQTNRVGPENGGWSMAKALLGHERTAIGGVSESQGWLVHVKRIAAKTPLGKGTLLDDPAFRRRIAALEMRLRAVTMTQNRTLAAAQLGRAPGPESSILKLVGTETYQEVTELAMDAMGHDAMGWKDAPAEVLPEFEKWIASRFNYLRACTIYGGSNEIQRNVVAKQILRLPS; encoded by the coding sequence ATGGACATGGACCTCTCCCCCGAGCACGTGCAGTTCCGCGAGGAGGTGCGCGCGTTCCTGGCGACCGAGATGCCGCCCGAGATGCGGCGCAAGGCGAAGGACGGCCACTACTTCTCGCACGAGGAGCAGATGGAGTGGCATCGCATCCTGTACCGGAAGGGATGGATCGCGCCGAACTGGCCGGCCGAGCACGGCGGCACGGGCTGGGACGTGACGCGCCGCTTCGTCTTCTCCGAGGAGCTCGCGCGCGCGAACGCGCCCGAGCTCTCGCCGTTCGGGCTCGTGATGGTCGGGCCGCTGATCATCGAGTTCGGGACGCCCGAGCAGAAGGCGCGCTTCCTGCCGAAGATCCTCTCGGGCGAGGAGGTGTGGTGCCAGGGCTATTCGGAGCCGAACGCGGGCTCCGACCTCGCGAGCCTGCAGCTGCGCGCGGAGAAGGACGGCGACGACTACGTCCTGAACGGCCAGAAGACGTGGACGACGAACGCGCAGTACGCCGACTGGATCTTCGTGCTCGCGCGCACGAGCCAGGCGGGCAAGCCGCAGGAGGGCATCTCCTTCCTGCTCGCCGACATCCACGCGACGCCGGGCATCGAGGTGAAGCCCTTCCTCACGACCGGCGGCACGATGGCCTTCTCGGAGACGTGGTTCAAGGACGCGCGCGTGCCGCAGACGAACCGCGTCGGCCCGGAGAACGGCGGCTGGTCGATGGCGAAGGCGCTGCTCGGCCACGAGCGCACCGCGATCGGCGGCGTGTCCGAGTCGCAGGGCTGGCTCGTGCACGTGAAGCGCATCGCGGCGAAGACGCCGCTCGGCAAGGGCACGCTGCTCGACGACCCGGCCTTCCGCCGCCGCATCGCGGCGCTCGAGATGCGCCTGCGCGCCGTCACGATGACGCAGAACCGCACGCTCGCCGCCGCGCAGCTCGGCCGCGCGCCCGGGCCCGAGAGCTCGATCCTGAAGCTCGTGGGCACGGAGACGTACCAGGAGGTCACGGAGCTCGCGATGGACGCGATGGGGCACGACGCGATGGGCTGGAAGGACGCGCCCGCCGAGGTGCTGCCCGAGTTCGAGAAGTGGATCGCGTCGCGCTTCAACTACCTGCGCGCGTGCACCATCTACGGCGGCAGCAACGAGATCCAGCGCAACGTCGTCGCGAAGCAGATCCTGCGGCTCCCGAGCTAG
- a CDS encoding MaoC family dehydratase, protein MGTHAENALAVFQKSAGIEVGPGEWLEIDQSQVDAFADCTHDHQFIHVDPERAAKTPFGGTIAHGFLTLSLLPKLQAGLPTEAGAYQGLAMAVNYGLDKVRFPSPVRVGKRVRARRELVSAELVAGGSAVQVKQKVTIEIEGEDKPACVAEALTRFVYA, encoded by the coding sequence ATGGGGACCCACGCCGAGAACGCGCTCGCCGTGTTCCAGAAGTCCGCGGGCATCGAGGTCGGGCCGGGCGAGTGGCTCGAGATCGACCAGTCGCAGGTCGACGCGTTCGCCGACTGCACGCACGACCACCAGTTCATCCACGTCGACCCCGAGCGCGCCGCGAAGACGCCCTTCGGCGGCACGATCGCCCACGGCTTCCTGACGCTGTCGCTGCTGCCGAAGCTGCAGGCCGGCCTGCCGACCGAGGCCGGCGCCTATCAAGGCCTCGCGATGGCCGTGAACTACGGGCTCGACAAGGTGCGCTTCCCGAGCCCCGTGCGCGTCGGCAAGCGCGTGCGCGCGCGGCGCGAGCTCGTCTCGGCGGAGCTCGTCGCGGGCGGCAGCGCCGTGCAGGTGAAGCAGAAGGTGACGATCGAGATCGAGGGCGAGGACAAGCCCGCCTGCGTGGCCGAGGCGCTGACGCGCTTCGTCTACGCCTAG
- a CDS encoding glutathione peroxidase — MPTLHDFRLTTIDGEDRSLRDFEGKVVLLVNVASKCGLTPQYDGLERLYEAHGKRGLAVLGVPCNQFAGQEPGSESEIASFCRTTYGVTFPMFAKVEVNGPGAHPLYQWLTSLDVAPEGRGDVKWNFGKFLIGRDGAPVARFEPRTEPQAKELVEKIESLL; from the coding sequence ATGCCGACGCTCCACGACTTCCGACTCACGACCATCGACGGGGAGGACCGCTCCCTTCGCGACTTCGAGGGCAAGGTCGTCCTGCTCGTCAACGTCGCCTCGAAGTGCGGGCTCACGCCGCAGTACGACGGGCTCGAGCGCCTCTACGAAGCCCATGGCAAGCGCGGCCTCGCGGTGCTCGGTGTGCCGTGCAACCAGTTCGCCGGCCAGGAGCCGGGGAGCGAGAGCGAGATCGCCTCGTTCTGTCGGACCACGTACGGCGTCACCTTCCCGATGTTCGCGAAGGTCGAGGTCAACGGGCCGGGCGCGCACCCGCTGTACCAGTGGCTCACGTCGCTCGACGTCGCGCCCGAGGGCCGCGGCGACGTGAAGTGGAACTTCGGCAAGTTCCTGATCGGACGCGACGGCGCGCCCGTCGCGCGCTTCGAGCCGCGCACCGAGCCGCAGGCGAAGGAGCTCGTCGAGAAGATCGAGTCGCTCCTGTAG
- a CDS encoding thioesterase family protein translates to MGDFEVDTRVAPLGGGRYRAHLDPDWEIWGPNGGYVAAIALRAAGAEARLRPSSFTCHFLAVGAFDEAVAEVEVVRAGRRSELLRARIVQGERVLVEALLRTAREGPGLEHVRPTMPPAPHWSALPSVDALLPADTPRHAFWQNLEQRFPDPERVAAERTAREPEWIEWYRFRPRATFDDPWVDAGRSLLLLDTLGWPAACGPHPDGAFIAPSLDVTVWFHDAAPRAEWLLAHVRAPLARGGLMGAQGAVYADDGRLLATGGSHMLCAPAPAPAG, encoded by the coding sequence GTGGGAGACTTCGAGGTCGACACCCGCGTCGCGCCGCTCGGCGGCGGCCGCTACCGCGCGCACCTCGACCCGGACTGGGAGATCTGGGGCCCGAACGGCGGCTACGTGGCCGCCATCGCGCTGCGCGCGGCCGGTGCGGAGGCCCGTCTCCGGCCGTCGAGCTTCACGTGCCACTTCCTCGCGGTCGGTGCGTTCGACGAGGCCGTCGCGGAGGTCGAGGTCGTGCGCGCGGGCCGCCGTTCGGAGCTGCTGCGCGCGCGCATCGTCCAGGGCGAACGCGTGCTCGTCGAGGCGCTGCTGCGCACGGCGCGCGAGGGGCCGGGGCTCGAGCACGTGCGGCCGACGATGCCGCCCGCGCCGCACTGGAGTGCGTTGCCGAGCGTCGACGCGCTGCTGCCGGCGGACACCCCGCGCCACGCGTTCTGGCAGAACCTCGAGCAGCGGTTCCCCGACCCGGAGCGCGTCGCGGCCGAGCGGACGGCGCGCGAGCCCGAGTGGATCGAGTGGTATCGCTTCCGACCGCGCGCGACGTTCGACGACCCGTGGGTCGACGCGGGGCGCTCGCTGCTGCTGCTCGACACGCTCGGGTGGCCCGCCGCGTGCGGCCCGCACCCCGACGGCGCGTTCATCGCGCCGAGCCTCGACGTCACCGTCTGGTTCCACGACGCGGCGCCGCGGGCGGAGTGGCTGCTCGCGCACGTGCGGGCGCCGCTCGCGAGGGGCGGCCTCATGGGTGCGCAGGGTGCCGTCTACGCGGACGACGGCCGGCTGCTCGCGACGGGGGGCTCGCACATGCTGTGCGCGCCCGCTCCCGCGCCGGCCGGCTGA
- the apaG gene encoding Co2+/Mg2+ efflux protein ApaG — MSTSTAITDGIRVSVEAEYSPAHSAPEQSEWFFLYTVTIENESDRTVQLLSRHWMIVDATGRHQEVRGPGVVGEQPVLEPGDRYQYTSGCPLATPFGAMQGSYRMTTADDREFDVAIARFELRERRAIH, encoded by the coding sequence TTGTCGACGTCCACGGCGATCACCGACGGCATCCGTGTGTCGGTCGAGGCGGAGTACTCGCCCGCACACTCGGCGCCCGAGCAGAGCGAGTGGTTCTTCCTGTACACGGTGACGATCGAGAACGAGAGCGATCGCACCGTGCAGCTCCTGTCGCGTCACTGGATGATCGTCGACGCGACCGGGCGGCATCAGGAGGTGCGCGGGCCGGGCGTCGTCGGCGAGCAGCCCGTGCTCGAGCCGGGCGACCGCTACCAGTACACGTCGGGTTGCCCGCTCGCGACGCCGTTCGGCGCGATGCAGGGCAGCTACCGCATGACGACCGCGGACGATCGCGAGTTCGACGTCGCGATCGCGCGCTTCGAGCTGCGCGAGCGGCGCGCCATCCACTGA